Proteins encoded by one window of Hafnia alvei:
- a CDS encoding DUF805 domain-containing protein, translating into MTIQKWCFSFNGRIGRRDFWIWMGLWALLLVIIFSIAGSGWVSLQTAAFGLVFSLWPTAAVLVKRLHDRNKSGWWALLVVLAWMLAAGNWSMLAEIWQWGVGRFVPTLIGVMMLIDCGSFVGTEGDNRFGPEPTPVDFKNAGR; encoded by the coding sequence ATGACCATTCAAAAATGGTGTTTCTCTTTTAACGGACGGATCGGGCGGCGCGATTTCTGGATTTGGATGGGGTTGTGGGCGCTGCTTTTAGTGATTATTTTTTCCATTGCAGGAAGCGGCTGGGTTTCACTGCAAACGGCGGCATTTGGCTTGGTATTTTCTCTTTGGCCAACGGCTGCGGTGCTGGTGAAGCGTTTGCACGATCGTAATAAGTCAGGTTGGTGGGCGCTTTTAGTGGTACTGGCATGGATGCTAGCTGCGGGGAATTGGAGCATGTTGGCCGAGATCTGGCAGTGGGGGGTTGGGCGTTTTGTCCCTACGCTGATTGGTGTGATGATGCTGATTGACTGCGGCTCATTCGTGGGAACAGAAGGTGATAACCGTTTTGGCCCAGAGCCTACACCTGTCGATTTTAAGAACGCAGGGCGTTAA
- the fpr gene encoding ferredoxin--NADP(+) reductase, with protein MAEWVTGTITQVQHWTDNLFSIQVQAPVNAFKAGQFAKLGLDIDGERVQRAYSYVNAPSDNNLEFYLVTVPDGKLSPRLHSLQAGDTLQVTEEAAGFFVLEEVPDCNTLWMLATGTALGPYLSILQEGKDLERFENIVLVHAARLAQDLSYLPLMQQLEQRYNGKLRIQTVVSRENAAGSLQGRVPALIEDGSLEAAVGLKIDADNSHIMLCGNPQMVRDTQQVLKETRGMRKHLRRKPGHITSEHYW; from the coding sequence ATGGCAGAATGGGTAACGGGAACCATTACTCAAGTTCAACACTGGACAGATAATCTGTTCAGCATACAAGTGCAAGCACCGGTCAATGCCTTTAAGGCTGGCCAGTTTGCCAAACTCGGCTTGGATATCGACGGTGAGCGTGTGCAACGCGCTTACTCTTACGTCAACGCGCCGAGTGATAATAACTTAGAGTTTTATCTGGTGACCGTGCCTGATGGCAAGCTCAGCCCTCGCCTGCACAGCTTGCAGGCCGGAGATACTTTACAAGTGACTGAAGAGGCCGCAGGCTTCTTTGTTCTGGAAGAGGTGCCTGACTGTAATACGCTATGGATGCTCGCGACAGGGACCGCGCTGGGGCCTTATTTGTCAATTCTGCAGGAAGGCAAAGACCTAGAACGCTTTGAAAATATCGTTTTGGTTCATGCCGCTCGCTTGGCGCAAGACCTAAGCTATTTGCCGCTGATGCAACAACTTGAGCAGCGTTATAACGGTAAACTGCGGATTCAAACCGTAGTTAGCCGTGAGAACGCTGCGGGTTCACTGCAGGGGCGAGTTCCCGCACTAATTGAGGATGGCTCGCTGGAAGCCGCCGTCGGCCTGAAAATTGATGCCGATAACAGCCACATTATGTTATGCGGTAATCCGCAGATGGTGCGCGATACCCAGCAGGTACTGAAGGAAACGCGTGGAATGCGTAAGCATTTGCGCCGTAAACCAGGCCATATCACCAGCGAGCATTACTGGTAA
- the glpK gene encoding glycerol kinase GlpK, with amino-acid sequence MTTEKKYIVALDQGTTSSRAVVLDHDANIISVSQREFEQIYPKAGWVEHDPMEIWATQSSTLVEVLAKADISSDQIAGIGITNQRETTIVWEKETGKPIYNAIVWQCRRTADICEKLKKAGMEEYIRHNTGLVVDPYFSGTKVKWILDHVEGSRERAKRGELLFGTVDTWLVWKMTQGRVHVTDYTNASRTMMFNIHTLEWDERMLEALDIPREMLPTVRPSSEIYGQTNIGGKGGTRIPIAGIAGDQQAALYGQLCVQEGMAKNTYGTGCFLLMNTGKEAVPSKHGLLTTIACGPRGEVNYALEGAVFIGGASIQWLRDEMKLINDAADSEYFATKVKDSNGVYVVPAFTGLGAPYWDPYARGAIFGLTRGVNSNHIIRATLESIAYQTRDVLDAMQADSGTRLKALRVDGGAVANNFLMQFQSDILGTRVERPAVLEVTALGAAYLAGLAVGFWSDLEELRSKATIEREFRPSIETVERNYRYSGWKKAVSRAQAWEEHD; translated from the coding sequence ATGACGACCGAAAAAAAATACATCGTCGCGCTCGACCAAGGAACCACCAGCTCTCGTGCTGTGGTACTGGATCATGACGCTAATATCATCAGCGTCTCTCAGCGTGAATTTGAGCAAATCTATCCAAAAGCAGGATGGGTTGAACATGACCCAATGGAGATTTGGGCGACGCAAAGTTCTACTCTGGTCGAAGTTCTTGCGAAGGCAGATATTAGTTCAGATCAAATCGCCGGTATCGGTATCACCAACCAGCGTGAAACCACCATCGTGTGGGAAAAAGAAACCGGTAAGCCAATTTATAACGCTATCGTCTGGCAATGCCGCCGTACCGCTGACATTTGTGAAAAGCTGAAAAAAGCGGGCATGGAAGAGTACATTCGCCACAATACAGGCTTAGTGGTTGACCCGTATTTCTCCGGTACCAAAGTAAAATGGATTCTGGATCACGTTGAAGGTTCGCGTGAACGTGCGAAGCGAGGCGAACTGCTGTTCGGTACCGTGGATACATGGCTGGTATGGAAAATGACTCAGGGGCGTGTTCACGTCACTGATTATACCAACGCCTCTCGTACCATGATGTTCAACATCCACACCCTTGAGTGGGATGAGCGCATGCTGGAAGCGCTGGATATCCCTCGCGAAATGCTGCCAACCGTACGCCCATCGTCAGAAATCTATGGTCAAACCAACATCGGTGGTAAAGGCGGGACACGTATTCCTATCGCGGGTATCGCGGGTGACCAGCAGGCAGCGCTTTATGGCCAACTGTGTGTCCAGGAAGGCATGGCGAAAAATACCTATGGCACCGGCTGCTTCCTCCTGATGAACACCGGCAAAGAAGCAGTTCCTTCTAAACACGGCCTGTTAACGACCATCGCCTGTGGCCCACGCGGTGAAGTTAACTATGCGCTGGAAGGTGCAGTATTTATCGGTGGTGCATCCATTCAGTGGCTGCGCGATGAGATGAAGCTTATCAACGATGCGGCCGACTCTGAGTACTTCGCTACGAAAGTCAAAGACAGCAACGGCGTGTACGTTGTTCCTGCCTTCACCGGTTTGGGCGCACCGTATTGGGACCCGTATGCGCGTGGCGCGATCTTCGGTCTAACCCGTGGCGTCAATAGCAACCACATCATCCGTGCCACGTTGGAATCTATCGCCTATCAAACTCGTGATGTGCTAGACGCCATGCAGGCAGACTCAGGTACTCGTCTGAAAGCGCTGCGTGTCGACGGTGGTGCCGTTGCCAACAACTTCCTGATGCAGTTCCAGTCTGACATCCTCGGTACGCGTGTTGAACGCCCTGCGGTGCTAGAAGTGACCGCGTTGGGTGCAGCTTATCTGGCTGGCTTAGCCGTTGGTTTCTGGAGCGACCTGGAAGAGCTGCGCAGTAAAGCGACTATCGAACGTGAATTCCGTCCAAGCATTGAAACCGTAGAGCGTAACTACCGCTACAGCGGCTGGAAAAAAGCGGTGTCACGCGCTCAGGCGTGGGAAGAGCACGATTGA
- a CDS encoding sulfate ABC transporter substrate-binding protein, giving the protein MHKFGIGLSLLLVATGALAKDIQLLNVSYDPTRELYQQYNEAFSKHYKQETGDNVTIRQSHGGSGKQATSVINGIEADVVTLALAYDVDAIAERGRIDKNWIKRLPDNSAPYTSTIVFLVRKGNPKQIHDWNDLIKPGVAIITPNPKTSGGARWNYLGAWGYALQNNNNDQAKAKEFVKALYKNVEVLDSGARGATNTFVERGIGDVLIAWENEALLAQHELGKDQFEIVTPSMSILAEPTVSVVDKVVDKRGTRQVADEYLKYLYSPEGQTIAAKNYYRPRDEAIAKQYSQQFPQLKLFTVDQVFGGWQKAQKEHFSTGGEFDQISQR; this is encoded by the coding sequence ATGCATAAATTCGGGATTGGGCTGTCGTTACTGCTGGTGGCTACCGGTGCACTGGCAAAAGATATTCAGTTGCTAAACGTTTCTTACGATCCAACGCGAGAGCTTTATCAACAATACAACGAGGCTTTCAGCAAACACTATAAGCAAGAAACGGGCGATAACGTGACGATCAGGCAGTCTCATGGCGGCTCCGGCAAACAAGCGACCTCGGTCATCAACGGTATCGAAGCCGATGTTGTCACGCTTGCGCTGGCTTATGACGTTGACGCCATCGCTGAACGCGGCCGCATTGATAAAAACTGGATCAAACGCCTACCCGATAACTCTGCACCTTACACTTCGACCATTGTATTTTTGGTACGTAAAGGCAATCCCAAACAGATCCACGACTGGAATGATTTAATCAAGCCGGGCGTTGCCATTATTACCCCGAATCCAAAAACCTCAGGCGGCGCGCGCTGGAATTATTTAGGCGCATGGGGTTATGCATTGCAAAACAACAACAACGATCAGGCGAAAGCGAAAGAGTTCGTGAAGGCGTTGTATAAAAACGTAGAGGTGCTGGATTCTGGCGCGCGTGGGGCAACCAATACCTTTGTTGAGCGAGGTATCGGTGATGTGCTAATCGCATGGGAAAATGAAGCGTTGCTGGCGCAGCATGAGCTGGGCAAAGATCAGTTTGAAATTGTAACGCCAAGCATGTCTATCCTTGCAGAGCCAACGGTATCAGTTGTCGATAAAGTGGTCGATAAGCGCGGTACGCGTCAGGTTGCTGATGAATATCTGAAGTATTTGTATTCACCGGAAGGTCAAACTATCGCGGCGAAGAACTATTACCGCCCGCGCGACGAGGCCATTGCCAAACAATACAGCCAGCAGTTCCCACAGTTGAAGCTGTTTACCGTTGACCAAGTCTTTGGTGGCTGGCAGAAAGCGCAAAAAGAGCACTTTTCAACCGGCGGCGAGTTTGATCAAATCTCGCAGCGATAA
- the pfkA gene encoding 6-phosphofructokinase — protein sequence MIKKIGVLTSGGDAPGMNAAIRGVVRAALAKGLEVYGIEDGYLGLYEGRMKQLDRSSVSDMINRGGTFLGSARFPEFRDDKVREKAVDNMRKVGLDALVVIGGDGSYMGAKRITEMGFPCIGLPGTIDNDVAGTDYTIGYFTALETVVEAIDRLRDTSSSHQRISIVEVMGRYCGDLTLAAAIAGGCEFIVLPEVEFKREDLVNEIKAGIIKGKKHAIVAITEHICDIDELAKHIEQETGRETRATVLGHIQRGGAPVAYDRILASRMGAYSIELLLQGYGGRCVGIQNEKLVHHDIIDAVENMKRPFKGDWLETAKMLY from the coding sequence ATGATCAAGAAAATCGGTGTATTGACGAGTGGCGGTGACGCTCCAGGTATGAACGCTGCGATCCGTGGTGTTGTACGTGCAGCGTTAGCGAAAGGGTTAGAAGTCTACGGTATTGAGGACGGCTACCTTGGCTTGTACGAAGGTCGAATGAAGCAGCTGGATCGCTCTAGCGTTTCTGACATGATTAACCGCGGTGGTACTTTCTTGGGTTCTGCGCGTTTCCCAGAATTCCGTGACGATAAAGTCCGTGAGAAAGCCGTTGATAACATGCGTAAAGTGGGTTTAGACGCATTGGTTGTTATCGGTGGTGATGGTTCATACATGGGGGCGAAGCGCATCACTGAAATGGGTTTCCCTTGCATTGGTTTGCCTGGCACCATTGATAACGACGTCGCCGGTACCGACTACACCATCGGTTACTTCACCGCGTTAGAAACCGTGGTTGAAGCGATTGACCGTCTGCGTGATACCTCTTCTTCCCACCAGCGTATCTCTATCGTTGAGGTGATGGGCCGCTACTGTGGCGATTTGACCCTGGCGGCGGCGATTGCCGGTGGCTGTGAGTTCATCGTTCTGCCAGAAGTTGAGTTCAAACGCGAAGATCTGGTTAACGAAATCAAAGCGGGCATCATCAAGGGTAAAAAACACGCGATTGTGGCTATCACCGAGCATATCTGTGATATCGATGAGTTGGCGAAACACATCGAGCAAGAGACCGGTCGCGAAACTCGCGCAACGGTACTGGGCCACATCCAGCGCGGTGGTGCGCCGGTTGCTTATGACCGCATTTTGGCTTCCCGTATGGGTGCATACTCCATTGAACTGCTGCTGCAGGGCTATGGCGGTCGTTGCGTCGGTATTCAGAACGAAAAACTGGTTCACCATGACATCATCGACGCCGTTGAAAACATGAAGCGTCCGTTTAAAGGTGACTGGTTAGAAACTGCGAAAATGCTGTACTAA
- the fieF gene encoding CDF family cation-efflux transporter FieF (FieF, a metal efflux transporter, is a member of the CDF (cation diffusion facilitator) family of transporters.), with protein sequence MDQQYARLVKTAALGATVTATALLIIKTLAWWHTGSVSLLASLVDSVVDIAASLTNLFVVRYSLQPADEEHTFGHGKAESLAALAQSMFISGSALFLFLTGFQHLINPEPMTDPGLGIGVTIIALACTMVLVTFQRWVVRKTRSQAVRADMLHYQSDVMMNGAILISLGLSWYGFTRADSLFALGIGVYILYSALRMGYEAVQSLLDRALDDDERQAIIDIVHAWPGVSGVHDLRTRQSGPTRFIQLHIEMDDNLPLIQAHGIAEQVEQAILRRFPGSDVIIHQDPCSVVPDGQKGHWEL encoded by the coding sequence ATGGACCAGCAGTATGCACGGTTAGTCAAAACCGCTGCGCTGGGAGCCACGGTAACTGCCACCGCTCTCCTTATTATTAAAACGCTTGCCTGGTGGCATACTGGCTCGGTGAGCCTATTGGCGTCGCTGGTGGATTCTGTGGTTGATATCGCAGCCTCGTTGACAAACCTGTTTGTGGTTCGCTATTCCCTTCAGCCTGCGGATGAAGAACACACGTTTGGTCACGGTAAAGCCGAATCGCTGGCCGCGCTGGCTCAAAGTATGTTTATTTCTGGCTCTGCGCTGTTTTTGTTCCTTACTGGGTTTCAGCACCTTATCAATCCAGAGCCGATGACCGATCCCGGCCTAGGGATTGGAGTCACCATTATCGCTTTAGCCTGTACGATGGTGTTGGTCACTTTCCAGCGTTGGGTAGTGCGTAAAACGCGTAGTCAGGCAGTGCGTGCCGATATGCTGCATTATCAGTCCGACGTGATGATGAACGGCGCGATTCTTATTTCTCTGGGGCTGAGCTGGTATGGCTTTACTCGCGCAGACTCCCTATTTGCCCTGGGAATTGGGGTTTATATCTTGTATAGCGCGCTGCGTATGGGATATGAAGCCGTACAGTCTTTGTTGGATCGGGCGTTGGACGACGATGAAAGACAAGCGATCATTGATATTGTGCACGCATGGCCGGGCGTTAGCGGCGTGCATGATCTAAGAACCCGTCAATCTGGGCCGACTCGTTTTATTCAGTTACATATTGAGATGGACGATAACCTGCCTTTAATTCAGGCTCATGGCATTGCTGAACAAGTTGAGCAGGCGATTTTGCGACGTTTCCCTGGTTCAGACGTGATTATCCATCAAGACCCCTGTTCGGTGGTGCCTGATGGGCAAAAAGGGCATTGGGAGCTCTAA
- the glpX gene encoding class II fructose-bisphosphatase encodes MKRELAIEFSRVTEAAALAGYKWLGRGDKNAADGAAVNAMRIMLNQVDIDGEIVIGEGEIDEAPMLYIGERVGTGNGDQVDIAVDPIEGTRMTAMGQSNALAVMAVGDKGTFLRAPDMYMEKLVVGPQAKGVIDLNRPLAENLRLVAEKLEKPLHELTVITLAKPRHDGVIAEMQAMGVKVFAIPDGDVAASILTCMPESEVDVMYGIGGAPEGVVSAAVIRALDGDMHGRLLARHDVKGDTPENRALGEQELKRCAEMGIEAGKVLRLDEMARNDNVVFSATGITKGDLLEGIYRKGNMATTETLLIRGKSRTIRRIRSTHYLDRKDPKICELII; translated from the coding sequence ATGAAACGTGAATTAGCCATCGAGTTCTCCCGCGTCACAGAAGCCGCAGCACTGGCAGGTTATAAATGGTTAGGTCGTGGTGACAAAAATGCCGCCGACGGCGCTGCCGTAAATGCGATGCGCATTATGCTTAATCAGGTCGATATCGACGGGGAAATCGTCATCGGTGAAGGAGAGATCGATGAAGCGCCAATGTTATATATCGGCGAGCGTGTCGGTACTGGCAACGGCGATCAGGTTGATATCGCGGTAGATCCTATTGAAGGCACTCGCATGACGGCCATGGGGCAGTCAAATGCGCTCGCCGTGATGGCTGTCGGTGATAAGGGTACGTTTTTACGCGCGCCAGATATGTATATGGAAAAGTTAGTCGTAGGGCCTCAAGCTAAGGGGGTTATCGATTTAAATCGTCCATTGGCCGAAAACCTGCGTTTAGTAGCTGAAAAACTGGAAAAACCACTGCATGAACTGACCGTCATCACGCTGGCAAAACCTCGCCATGATGGCGTTATTGCGGAAATGCAGGCGATGGGCGTTAAAGTTTTTGCCATTCCTGACGGTGATGTTGCCGCCTCAATTCTGACCTGTATGCCTGAAAGCGAAGTCGATGTGATGTATGGCATCGGTGGTGCGCCTGAAGGCGTAGTATCAGCCGCCGTTATTCGTGCTCTGGATGGCGATATGCATGGCCGCCTGCTGGCACGCCACGACGTAAAAGGCGACACGCCTGAAAACCGTGCTTTAGGCGAGCAAGAGCTGAAGCGCTGTGCTGAAATGGGTATTGAAGCCGGTAAAGTGCTGCGTCTGGATGAAATGGCGCGTAACGATAACGTGGTGTTCTCCGCAACGGGGATCACGAAGGGCGATTTGCTGGAAGGGATTTATCGTAAAGGCAATATGGCGACAACGGAAACGCTGCTGATTCGTGGTAAATCGCGAACGATTCGCCGCATTCGCTCAACGCATTACCTAGACCGTAAAGATCCGAAGATCTGCGAATTGATTATCTAG
- a CDS encoding helix-turn-helix transcriptional regulator: MKTPELIMLQLKSLGPQSAKMLADRISITTMGIRQHLQQLEQRELVCYEEARTKVGRPTRYWSLTTKGHGQFPDRHQDLSRVLLGAAQQLFGDEGVDKLINVREDSLFQRYTTELEKHPEGEERFQALARLRQNDGYMAELEVEDDAVVLIENHCPIGVAAHNCGNLCNSELSLLHRLLGPNYEIDRVEHIISNSRRCAYRITPREL; this comes from the coding sequence ATGAAGACACCAGAACTGATTATGCTGCAGTTGAAGAGCCTAGGCCCTCAATCAGCCAAAATGCTCGCAGATAGAATTTCTATCACGACTATGGGCATTCGCCAGCATTTACAGCAGCTCGAGCAACGTGAGCTTGTCTGTTATGAAGAGGCCAGAACCAAGGTAGGTCGCCCAACGCGTTATTGGTCATTAACCACCAAGGGCCACGGCCAATTCCCAGATCGTCATCAAGATCTGTCACGCGTGTTACTTGGCGCCGCACAGCAATTATTTGGTGATGAAGGCGTCGACAAACTCATTAACGTGCGCGAAGACTCTCTCTTCCAGCGTTATACGACCGAGCTTGAAAAGCATCCCGAAGGTGAGGAGCGCTTTCAGGCCTTGGCTCGCCTGCGCCAAAACGACGGCTATATGGCCGAGTTGGAAGTCGAAGACGATGCCGTTGTCCTGATCGAAAACCACTGTCCGATTGGCGTTGCAGCCCATAACTGCGGTAACTTATGCAACTCAGAGCTGAGTTTATTGCATCGTCTTTTAGGGCCGAACTATGAAATCGACCGAGTCGAGCATATTATTTCCAACTCACGCCGCTGTGCATATCGCATTACACCTCGGGAGTTGTAA
- the emrD gene encoding multidrug efflux MFS transporter EmrD has translation MRKLENFHLLVMLILLVAVGQMAQTIYVPSIADMARDLGVRSGAVQGVMAAYLLTYGGSQLIYGPISDRVGRRPVILLGMGIFIAGALWALLSTNLDMLIMASALQGMGTGVAGVMARTMPRDLYEGPSLRYANSLLNMGILVSPLLAPVIGGMLDSVLGWRACYGFLLLLCVCVMFSMYRFLPETRPANAPRKNMLASYKMLLTNGSFGCYLIMLVGGLAGVAVFEACSGVLMGGVLGLSGIVVSILFILPIPAAFFGAWYAGRQGKSFSTLMWHSVISCLVAGFMMWIPGWFGIMNIWTLVVPAALFFFGAGMLFPLATTGAMEPFPFLAGAAGALVGGLQNVGSGAMAWFSALLPQTGQFSLGMLMTAMGVMILLCWLPLAHKMQQQGHMA, from the coding sequence ATGAGAAAGCTCGAAAATTTTCATCTGTTAGTGATGTTGATTCTATTAGTCGCCGTTGGTCAGATGGCGCAAACCATTTATGTGCCTTCTATTGCCGATATGGCGCGCGATTTAGGTGTGCGTAGCGGTGCGGTGCAGGGCGTAATGGCGGCGTATTTACTGACCTATGGTGGCTCGCAGTTGATCTACGGCCCGATATCCGATCGGGTGGGCCGTCGCCCCGTTATTCTGCTCGGTATGGGGATTTTCATCGCTGGTGCCTTGTGGGCATTGCTGTCTACCAATTTAGACATGCTGATCATGGCGAGTGCCTTGCAAGGAATGGGGACGGGTGTTGCCGGCGTAATGGCGCGAACGATGCCCCGCGATCTTTACGAAGGGCCTTCTCTGCGTTATGCCAATAGCCTATTAAACATGGGTATTCTGGTTAGCCCGCTGCTGGCACCGGTCATCGGCGGCATGTTGGATTCGGTACTAGGCTGGCGTGCTTGCTATGGCTTCCTACTGCTGCTGTGCGTTTGCGTTATGTTTTCGATGTATCGCTTTCTGCCAGAAACTCGCCCAGCTAACGCACCGCGTAAGAACATGCTTGCCAGCTACAAGATGTTGCTGACTAACGGCTCGTTTGGTTGCTATCTGATTATGCTGGTTGGTGGACTGGCTGGGGTAGCTGTATTTGAAGCCTGCTCCGGCGTCTTAATGGGCGGCGTATTAGGACTTAGCGGCATTGTCGTTAGTATTCTGTTTATTCTGCCTATTCCTGCGGCCTTCTTCGGCGCTTGGTACGCAGGACGTCAGGGAAAAAGCTTCTCCACGCTGATGTGGCATTCGGTGATTAGCTGTTTAGTTGCGGGATTCATGATGTGGATACCAGGCTGGTTCGGCATTATGAATATCTGGACGCTGGTTGTACCTGCGGCGTTGTTCTTCTTTGGCGCTGGAATGCTGTTCCCACTGGCGACCACCGGTGCCATGGAGCCATTCCCGTTCTTGGCGGGTGCTGCGGGTGCTTTAGTGGGTGGATTGCAAAACGTAGGTTCTGGTGCGATGGCGTGGTTTTCAGCGCTGTTGCCTCAGACGGGGCAATTCAGCTTAGGCATGTTAATGACGGCAATGGGCGTGATGATTCTGCTTTGTTGGCTGCCACTGGCGCATAAAATGCAGCAGCAAGGGCATATGGCGTAG
- a CDS encoding DUF1454 family protein, protein MKKMSCYTSNNVFLLPMLLLWASTISFSAHAADDKHSLSDELPAAPYLLPNAPTFDLTLVEFRSKYNIENPTLIINEYRAISVKNEETAITRAASKINDDLYSSVVLEKGTGKIKSLQITYIPPIPVKDEKESGKAEDKKTVKPDDKDKASRALAVNYMAAIMRHFSPTLSFDQCTAKVSSLLNKGKGQLYFAQNDGALRYVVSDSAEKGITFAVEPIKLSLSDNAT, encoded by the coding sequence ATGAAAAAAATGAGTTGCTACACATCCAACAACGTTTTCCTCTTACCGATGCTGCTTCTATGGGCCTCCACCATCAGCTTCTCAGCTCATGCAGCAGATGATAAGCATTCTCTGAGTGACGAACTCCCTGCGGCGCCTTATCTGCTCCCCAACGCACCTACCTTTGATTTAACGCTGGTTGAGTTCCGGTCTAAGTACAACATTGAAAATCCAACGCTCATCATCAATGAATACCGTGCCATCAGCGTTAAAAATGAAGAAACCGCGATTACCCGCGCGGCGAGCAAAATCAATGACGACCTCTACTCTTCCGTGGTGCTGGAAAAAGGCACCGGTAAGATTAAAAGCTTACAGATTACTTATATCCCCCCCATTCCCGTAAAAGATGAAAAAGAGAGTGGTAAAGCTGAGGACAAGAAAACGGTTAAGCCGGACGACAAAGACAAAGCATCACGTGCGCTGGCTGTAAATTATATGGCCGCCATCATGCGTCATTTTTCGCCTACACTGTCCTTTGATCAATGCACCGCTAAGGTCTCCTCATTGTTGAATAAAGGGAAAGGCCAGCTCTATTTCGCCCAAAACGATGGGGCATTGCGCTATGTGGTGTCAGATAGCGCAGAAAAAGGTATTACTTTCGCTGTTGAACCGATTAAGCTGTCGTTATCAGATAATGCAACTTAG
- the tpiA gene encoding triose-phosphate isomerase, which yields MRQPLVMGNWKLNGSHHMVNELILALRNELSEVANCDVAIAPPTIYLDQAAHTLAGSRIALGAQDVGINASGAFTGETSAQMLKDVGAKYIIIGHSERRTYHKESDEFIAEKFAAVKEAGLIPVLCIGETDAENEAGKTQEVCARQLDAVLKTMGAQVFKGAVIAYEPVWAIGTGKSATPAQAQAVHKFIRDHIAKHNAEAAEEVIIQYGGSVNAANAAELFTQPDIDGALVGGASLKADAFAVIVKAAAEAKKA from the coding sequence ATGCGTCAACCATTAGTCATGGGCAACTGGAAACTCAACGGCAGCCACCACATGGTCAACGAACTGATCCTTGCGCTGCGTAACGAACTGAGCGAAGTGGCCAACTGTGACGTTGCTATCGCGCCACCAACTATCTATCTGGATCAGGCTGCACATACTCTGGCAGGTTCTCGTATCGCTCTGGGCGCGCAAGACGTTGGTATCAACGCATCTGGCGCATTCACTGGTGAAACCTCTGCTCAGATGCTGAAAGATGTTGGTGCTAAATACATCATTATCGGCCATTCAGAGCGTCGTACTTACCACAAAGAAAGCGACGAGTTCATTGCTGAGAAATTCGCAGCGGTTAAAGAAGCAGGTTTAATCCCTGTTCTGTGCATCGGTGAAACCGACGCAGAAAACGAAGCAGGTAAAACTCAGGAAGTTTGTGCGCGTCAGTTAGACGCCGTGCTGAAAACCATGGGCGCTCAGGTGTTCAAAGGTGCAGTCATCGCTTACGAACCAGTATGGGCAATCGGTACTGGCAAATCTGCAACTCCAGCACAGGCTCAGGCCGTTCACAAATTCATCCGTGATCATATCGCTAAACACAACGCTGAAGCCGCTGAAGAAGTAATCATTCAGTACGGTGGCTCTGTAAATGCCGCTAACGCTGCTGAGCTGTTCACCCAGCCAGACATCGATGGCGCGCTGGTTGGCGGTGCATCTCTGAAAGCTGACGCTTTCGCAGTTATCGTTAAAGCAGCAGCTGAAGCGAAAAAAGCCTAA